CAATAAAGCCCATGTTCAACATCTCATCGGCTTCGTCAAGAACAACACGTTTAACATTTTGAAGTTTCAAGACTCCCCTATCTATTAGGTCAATAACGCGACCCGGAGTACCTACGACTATGTGACAACCACGTTTTAGCTCCTGAATTTGTGCGACAATATTTGCGCCTCCGTAAAGAGCCGCAATTCGAAGTGATTTAACAAACTGGGCGTAGTTTTTCAAATCTTTGGTTATTTGAAGGCACAGTTCTCGTGTAGGACACAAAACAATAGTCTGAACATAATTTAAATCACTGTCAGTAAGCTCTATAGCAGGCAATCCAAAAGCGGCTGTTTTACCTGTCCCTGTCTGTGCCAATGCTACAACATCTTTATCACTTGAAAGTAGAATAGGAATGGTTTCGGCTTGGATTGGTGTTGGCTTTATAAAACCTAGATCTTCAATTGCATCTAACAGTTCCTGACTTAAGCCTGTTTCTAAAAATGATTCCATAAATTTAAATTTAGTGGTGTAAAACCATTGAATTACAGATAACTACCACTAAATTCTGCAACTTCGGGAGTAAAACACAACTGCCAATAAAGGCACCCCTAATTGTTTGAGCCCAAATACATTAGGATTTAGCGGGTTGGATACTTGTAATAAATAGCTGAATTTTTCAGAGCGCAAATATGGGAATAATTTACGTCTTTCAAATAATAGTTTTAGGATTATATGATAAGATCTTTAGACAATCAGTCATTTCTATATTCGAACTGAAGCCCAAATAATATCGAACCATTAATGAATTAAGGAATATTAAATTTTGTGCAACCACAAGAGTCGCAACTGCTTTTAATTTTTATATTTCATAATTGTTCATTGCACACTTCAACTACGCTCAGTGCAACGCATTGCTCATTGTTAATTGCTTAAAATATAAGTAGTAGAAGTATCCTAAAAAGAACAATTATAACTATTGCAGGCAAAATACTTATTAACAGCACTATCCACCACGACACCTCGTTTTTAAAACTTTTGCGAACAAAAAACCTGACAACATAGTATGTTAAGGTAAACGCCAAAATATCAGACAGAAAATTAATAAAACTGAAAGTATCGAACGGCAAACATGTTTTTATACCAAACGCAATGATACGATATAAAATAAGTATCAACACTATTGCAATTATAGGTTTCAGTCTATTTATAGTTTTTTGCATAATTGTTTGTTTTGAATGATACTACTTATAAATCCTCTTTTTATTTAACAGTTTCCTATACTTTTCTGCATTTGCATTGTGCTGACGTAATGTTTTGGCAAACACATGTGTACCGTCCATTTTTACAGAGGCACAAAAAAACAAATATTCATGCTTTTGGGGATTTAATACGGAATTTATGCTCTGAATAGAGGGAATACAGATTGGTCCAGGTGGCAAACCTGTGTTTTTATAGGTATTGTACGGAGACTCAACTGCTAACATTTTCTTTGTCACTCGTCGCACCGAGAACTTCCCTGTTGCAAAAACCACAGTTGGATCGGCTTGCAATGGCATATTTGCTTTCAGACGATTTAGGTAAACACCTGCAATAGTTGGCATTTCGCTTGCAACAAAACTCTCTTTTTCAACAATCGAAGCTAAAATAGAGACTTCAATGGGAGTAAGATTTAACATCTTAGCTTTTTCTACTAGCTCTTGATTCCAAAACTTATCATACTCTCTTTTCATACGTTTTAGAAAAGCCATCGGCGTGTCAGTCCAATAGACTTGATATTTGTTTGGAATAAACATTGCGGGAAATGTCTCTTTATTAAACCCAAAACTTTCAATAACCTCATTATCAGACAGTTCTCTTTGTATATCTATGCTATCAAACATCATCTGGTTACCCAACTTCCCTGCCAGCTCATTTAAGTTGTTTAAACTGTTAAACACCACATTAATAGGAGTTTGCCTTCCATACTTAAAAGTATTAACCAAATCGTTTGCTGATATCGATCTTTCAAAAACGTAGCGTCCGGGTTTGAAGGATTTTTCCAAGTTTTTATATTTAGCGATACGTTCAAAAGCAAGATTATTCTCCAGTTTGAAACATCTATTGAGCATTGAATCCAACTCCTCCCACGATGTTTCTGGCGTAACATATATTGTGCATTTTTTTTCATGCTTAAATTTTACGGGTCTGTGGAATGTTATATAGTAAACCCAATATCCTGATAATGCAACTATTACCAAAAAAACTGAGGCTATTATTATGGACTTTTTGAGCGTAGATATCTGATTAAAAAACATATTATACTTCACTTTTAACCAAAATGTCTCCAATCAATAATGACTGGAGACTTTGGTAAGATAACATATTAACTATCTATTTTTTTAACGGTGCTTTTTGGATAACTTCAATTAAGAAGTCCCAGAATTTTTGAGTTGAACCTATATGTATTCTCTCATCAGGTGAGTGTACATCTCTTAAAGTTGGTCCGAACGATATCATATCTAAATCGGGATATTTTTTTAAGAACAACCCGCACTCTAAACCTGCGTGAATTGCTCTTACGAGTGGTTTCTTCCCAAAAAGATCTTTATATGCTTTTACTGAAATCTCTAAAATAGGGCTTTTAGTATTTGGCTGCCAACCGGGATAACCGCTTGAATGCTCAATTCCAGCATCAGCAAGTTCAAAAACAGAAGCTACAGTTTGGGCGATTGCCTGCTTTTGCGATTCAACTGAACTGCGCTGACTTGTTGTGATTTCTATTCTGTTTTTACCGATAAACTTTACAGATGCCAGGTTTGTTGATGTTTCAACAAGTCCGGGGATATCACGGCTCATTTCAACAACACCATGCCAAACACCATGTAGAGCATTTAACAGTTTCTCCTGCGCTTTGCGATTAATAACATGTTTCGGCATATCTGCACTTGTAATCTCAACTAATACGTTTGGTTCTGTTGATTTTAACTCGTTTTTAATTTCTGTGTAAAATTTTTCGCATAGGTTTTTTAATGGTATGGAATCGCCTTTAGGAGCTACAAATATTACGGTAGCTTCGCGTGGTATGGCATTTCTAAGATTCCCTCCATCAAAAGAAGCTATACGCACATCGGTCAATTTTGATGCTTGCATCATAAAACGAGTGGCTATTTTATTTGAGTTGCCTAAGCCTTTGTCTATCTCATCACCAGAGTGACCTCCTTTAAGTCCCGATACTTTAAGTGCAAACGCCTTGCTTTTACTTGGAATGCTTTTTGGCGCATATTCGAGGATTGCAACGGTATCTATACCTCCGGCACATCCAATAAAAATTTCTCCTTCGTCCTCGGAATCAAGATTTAACAATATTTTCCCTTTCATAAATCCCGGCTCTAGAGCGAATGCTCCGGTAAGCCCTGTCTCCTCGTCAACGGTAAAGAGACATTCGATATCGCCATGCTCTATTGTTTTTGACGCTAAAAGTGCCAACTGTGCAGCCATTCCAATACCATCATCAGCACCTAGAGTTGTGCCTTTTGCTTTTACCCATTCTCCGTCAATATACGGTTGAATAGCATCTTTTTCAAAATCAAACTTCACATCTGAATTTTTCTCACAAACCATATCCATATGGCTTTGGAGTATGATTGTTGCTCGATCCTCCCACCCTTTAGTTGCAGGTTTTTGTATCAACACATTACCAA
This genomic stretch from Bacteroidales bacterium harbors:
- a CDS encoding aminoacyl-histidine dipeptidase: MGKLSQLEPKEVWKYFEEICAVPRPSKKEEKIIEYIKQFGIKHNLATKVDKIGNVLIQKPATKGWEDRATIILQSHMDMVCEKNSDVKFDFEKDAIQPYIDGEWVKAKGTTLGADDGIGMAAQLALLASKTIEHGDIECLFTVDEETGLTGAFALEPGFMKGKILLNLDSEDEGEIFIGCAGGIDTVAILEYAPKSIPSKSKAFALKVSGLKGGHSGDEIDKGLGNSNKIATRFMMQASKLTDVRIASFDGGNLRNAIPREATVIFVAPKGDSIPLKNLCEKFYTEIKNELKSTEPNVLVEITSADMPKHVINRKAQEKLLNALHGVWHGVVEMSRDIPGLVETSTNLASVKFIGKNRIEITTSQRSSVESQKQAIAQTVASVFELADAGIEHSSGYPGWQPNTKSPILEISVKAYKDLFGKKPLVRAIHAGLECGLFLKKYPDLDMISFGPTLRDVHSPDERIHIGSTQKFWDFLIEVIQKAPLKK
- the mltG gene encoding endolytic transglycosylase MltG; this encodes MFFNQISTLKKSIIIASVFLVIVALSGYWVYYITFHRPVKFKHEKKCTIYVTPETSWEELDSMLNRCFKLENNLAFERIAKYKNLEKSFKPGRYVFERSISANDLVNTFKYGRQTPINVVFNSLNNLNELAGKLGNQMMFDSIDIQRELSDNEVIESFGFNKETFPAMFIPNKYQVYWTDTPMAFLKRMKREYDKFWNQELVEKAKMLNLTPIEVSILASIVEKESFVASEMPTIAGVYLNRLKANMPLQADPTVVFATGKFSVRRVTKKMLAVESPYNTYKNTGLPPGPICIPSIQSINSVLNPQKHEYLFFCASVKMDGTHVFAKTLRQHNANAEKYRKLLNKKRIYK